The following proteins come from a genomic window of Platichthys flesus chromosome 1, fPlaFle2.1, whole genome shotgun sequence:
- the tln2a gene encoding talin-2a isoform X1, whose protein sequence is MVVLSLKICVRHCNVVKTMQFEPCTAIYDACRIIRERVQEAQTGQASDYGLFLSDEDPRKGIWLESGRTLDYYMLRNGDILEYKKKQRPQKIKMLDGAVKTIMVDDSKTVGELLVTICSRIGITNYEEYSVIQELVEEKKEDGMGTLKKDRTLLRDERKMEKLKAKLHTDDDLNWLDHSRTFREQGVDENETLLLRRKFFYSDQNVDSRDPVQLNLLYVQARDDILNGSHPVSFEKACEFGGIQAQIQFGPHMEHKHKPGFLDLKEFLPKEYIKQRGSEKTIFQDHKDCGEMTEIEAKVKYVKLARSLRTYGVSFFLVKEKMKSKNKLVPRLLGITKESVMRVEEKTKDVVQEWPLTTVKRWAASPKSFTLDFGEYQESYYSVQTTEGEQISQLIAGYIDIILKKKQSKDRFGLEGDEESTMLEESVSPKKSTILQQQFNRVGRMEHGSVALPGVIRSGSIGTESLSMGTMPSAQQQITMGQMHRGHMPPLSSAQQALMGTINTSMQAVQKAQIDLGEVDNLPPLGQDMASKMWIQNKMDESKHEIHSQVDAITAGTASVVNLTAGDPTDTDYTAVGCAITTISSNLTEMSKGVKLLAALMEDDVGGGNDLMKAARTLAGAVSDLLKAVEPASGEPRQTVLTAAGSIGQASGDLLRQIGESETDERFQDILMNLAKAVANAAAMLVLKAKNVAQVSEDTVLQNRVIAAATQCALSTSQLVACAKVVSPTISSPVCQEQLIEAGKLVDRSVESCVQACLSATEDGELLKQVSAAASVVSQALGDLLHHVRQYTSRGEPIGRYDQATDTIMTVTESIFCSMGDAGEMVRQARVLAQATSDLVNAMRSDAEAEVDVDNSKKLLAAAKLLADATARMVEAAKGAAAYPENEDQQQRLREAAEGLRVATNAAAQNAIKKKLINRLEHAAKQAAAAATQTIAAAQNAAASNKNTAAHQQLVQSCKAVADHIPQLVQGVRGSQAKPEDLSAQLALIIASQNFLQPGSKMVTSAKSSVPTVTDQAAAMQLGQCAKNLATCLAELRTSAQKAHDACGPMEIDSALTAIQTLRSELQDAKMAAVNAQLKPLPGETLERCAQDLGSTSKSVGSSMAQLLTCAAQGNEHYTGIAARETAQALRTLAQAARGVAASTTDPKAAAAMLDSARDVMEGSALLIHEAKEALVSPGDAESQQRLAQVAKAVSHSLNNCVNCLPGQKDVDMALKSIGEASKKLLIETIPLASKSFQEAQCDLNQTAAELNQSAGDVVHASRGSSSQLAMASGKFGEDFDEFLDAGIEMAGHTQKKDDQVQVIGNLKNISMASSKLLLAAKSLSVDPAAANAKNLLSAAARAVTESINQLITLCTQQAPGQKECDNALRELEAVRGMLDNPNEPVSDLSYFDCIESVMENSKVLGESMAGISQNCKTGDVPAFGHCVGSASKALCGLTEAAGQASYLVGVSDPNSQAGHQGLVDPIQFAKANQAIQMACQNLVDPGSSPSQVLSAATIVAKHTSALCNACRLASSRTTNPVAKRHFVQSAKEVANSTANLVKTIKALDGDFSDENRNKCRFATAPLIEAVENLTTFASNPEFASIPAQISREGSAAQEPIRQSACSMLDSSTHLLKTARSLVINPKDPPTWSVLAGHSRTVSDSIKSLITAIRDKAPGQRECDFSIDNINKCIRNIEQASLAAVSQNLASRDDISLEALQEQLTSTVQEIGHLIDPISTAARGEASQLGHKVTQLAGYFEPLIMASVGVTSKLRDHQQQMTFLDQTKTLAESALQMLYAAKEGGGNPKASHTHDAIAEAAQLMKEAVDDIMVTLNEAASEVGMVGGMVESIAEAMAKLDEGTPPEPEGSFVDYQTSMVKHSKAIAVTAQEMMTKSVTCPDELGALASQVTVDYSQLAVQGRLAAHTAEPEEIGFQIKTRVQELGHGCIFLVQKAGALQIIPSDSFTKRELIDCARAVTEKVSLVLSALQAGNKGTQACITAASAVSGIIGDLDTTIMFASAGTLNAEDDESFADHRENILKTAKALVEDTKMLVSGAASGQDRLAQAAQSSAKTITQLTDVVKLGAASIGSDDPETQVVLINAVKDVAKALAELISATKCAAGKAADDPSMYQLKSAAKVMVTNVTSLLKTVKAVEDEATRGTRALEATIECIKQEMAVFQSKAAPNKTTTPEEFIRMTKGITMATAKAVAAGNSARQEDIIHTANLSRKAISDMLTTCKQAAYHPEVSEEVKSRALMFGAECTTGYIDLLEQVLLLLQRPTAEQKQQLAAFSKRVAGAVTELIQTAEAMKGSEWVDPEDPTVIAETELLGAAASIEAAAKKLEQLKPRAKPKLADETLNFEEQILEAAKSIAAATSALVKSASAAQRELVAQGKVGLIRANSVDDGQWSQGLISAARLVAAATSNLCEAANASVQGHASEEKLISSAKQVAASTAQLLVACKVKADQDSEAMRRLQIAGNAVKKASDNLVRAAQKAAFDKADEDNVVVKTKFVGGIAQIIAAQEEMLRKERELEEARKKLAQIRQQQYKFLPHELREDNN, encoded by the exons tgaacTGGCTGGACCACAGCAGAACATTCAGAGAGCAGGGCGTGGACGAGAACGAGACGCTCTTGCTCAGACGCAAGTTCTTCTACTCGGACCAGAATGTGGACTCCAGGGACCCGGTCCAACTCAACCTGCTTTACGTACAG GCTCGGGACGACATCCTGAACGGTTCTCACCCTGTATCGTTCGAGAAGGCCTGTGAGTTTGGAGGGATTCAGGCTCAGATCCAGTTTGGACCTCACAtggagcacaaacacaaacctggtTTCTTAGA CCTGAAGGAGTTTCTACCCAAAGAATACATCAAGCAGAGAGGATCTGAGAAGACGATATTCCAG GACCATAAAGACTGTGGAGAAATGACAGAGATCGAAGCCAAAGTGAAATATGTCAAACTGGCTCGATCTCTGCGGACCTATGGCGTCTCCTTCTTCCTGGTCAAG gagaagatgaagagtaaGAACAAGCTGGTGCCGCGGCTCCTGGGCATCACCAAAGAGTCGGTGATGAGAGTGGAAGAGAAAACTAAAGACGTGGTTCAGGAGTGGCCACTCACCACAGTGAAGAGGTGGGCGGCGTCGCCCAAGAGCTTCACCCTG GACTTCGGGGAGTACCAGGAGAGTTACTACTCGGTGCAGACCACTGAAGGGGAGCAGATCTCCCAACTCATCGCCGGCTACATCGATATCATCCTGAAAAAG AAGCAAAGCAAGGACCGTTTTGGATTGGAAGGCGATGAAGAGTCGACCATGTTGGAGGAATCTGTATCCCCGAAAAA GTCCACCATCCTTCAGCAGCAGTTCAACCGGGTGGGCCGGATGGAGCACGGCTCGGTGGCGCTCCCAGGGGTGATCCGCTCCGGCTCCATCGGCACAGAGTCGCTCAGCATGGGCACCATGCCGTCTGCTCAGCAGCAGATCACCATGGGTCAGATGCACCGTGGGCACATGCCACCACTG agCTCAGCACAGCAGGCTCTGATGGGAACCATCAACACCAGTATGCAAGCAGTGCAGAAAGCCCAGATTGACCTGGGAGAGGTGGACAACCTGCCACCACTGGGACAGGACATG GCATCAAAGATGTGGATCCAGAACAAGATGGATGAATCCAAACACGAGATCCACTCGCAGGTGGACGCCATCACTGCAGGAACGGCGTCTGTGGTCAACCTCACGGCTG GCGATCCCACTGACACAGACTACACAGCAGTGGGCTGCGCCATCACCACCATCTCCTCCAACCTGACTGAAATGTCAAAGGGTGTGAAGCTGCTGGCTGCGCTGATGGAGGATGACGTGGGCGGAGGAAACGACCTGATGAAGGCCGCCAGGACGCTGGCAGGGGCCGTGTCTGACTTGCTGAAGGCTGTGGAGCCGGCCTCTGGAGAG CCCAGACAGACCGTgctgacagcagcaggcagcatCGGCCAGGCCAGTGGAGACCTCCTGCGCCAGAttggagagagcgagacagacgAGAGGTTCCAG GACATCCTGATGAATCTGGCCAAAGCGGTGGCCAACGCTGCAGCCATGTTGGTGCTCAAGGCCAAGAACGTAGCCCAGGTTTCTGAGGACACTGTGCTGCAGAACCGGGTCATTGCGGCGGCCACCCAGTGCGCCCTGTCCACCTCCCAGCTGGTAGCATGTGCCAAG GTGGTGAGTCCCACCATCAGCTCCCCAGTTTGCCAGGAGCAGCTAATTGAAGCAGGAAAGCTGGTGGATCGCTCGGTGGAAAGCTGCGTGCAGGCCTGCCTCTCGGCCACAGAGGATGGCGAGCTCCTTAAACAGgtgag CGCTGCGGCCAGCGTGGTGAGCCAGGCTCTGGGAGATCTGCTCCACCACGTCCGCCAGTACACCTCGAGGGGAGAGCCAATCGGGCGCTATGACCAGGCCACGGACACCATCATGACCGTCACTGAGAGCATCTTCTGCTCCATGGGAGACGCAG GAGAGATGGTCCGTCAGGCCCGGGTCTTGGCTCAGGCCACCTCAGACCTGGTGAACGCCATGAGGTCGGATGCCGAGGCCGAGGTGGATGTTGACAATTCAAAGAAGTTACTGGCAGCTGCTAAACTGTTAGCTGACGCCACTGCGAGGATGGTGGAGGCAGCAAAG ggGGCTGCGGCGTACCCGGAGAACGAGGATCAGCAGCAGAGACTGAGGGAGGCCGCGGAGGGGCTGCGTGTGGCCACCAATGCCGCAGCTCAGAACGCCATCAAGAAGAAACTGATTAACAGACTGGAG caTGCTGCTAAACAAGCCGCGGCTGCAGCCACACAAACCATCGCTGCTGCTCAAAACGCTGCTGCGTCCAACAAGAACACGGCTGCTCACCAGCAGCTGGTGCAGAGCTGTAAG GCAGTGGCGGACCACATTCCACAGCTCGTCCAGGGAGTACGTGGGAGTCAGGCCAAACCGGAGGACCTCAGTGCACAACTCGCCCTCATCATCGCCAGTCAGAACTTCCTACAG CCCGGTAGTAAGATGGTGACCTCGGCCAAGTCATCTGTTCCCACGGTAACGGATCAGGCCGCAGCCATGCAACTGGGTCAGTGTGCTAAGAACCTGGCCACCTGCCTGGCTGAGCTGAGGACGTCCGCACAGAAG GCTCATGATGCTTGCGGCCCCATGGAGATTGACTCTGCACTCACGGCCATCCAGACCCTGAGAAGTGAGCTGCAAGATGCCAAGATGGCTGCTGTTAATGCCCAGCTGAAACCACTACCAGGAGAAACG TTGGAGAGGTGCGCTCAGGATCTGGGCAGCACCTCCAAGTCAGTGGGGTCGTCCATGGCTCAGCTCCTCACCTGTGCTGCACAAGGAAACGAACACTACACAG GAATAGCAGCCAGGGAGACGGCTCAGGCCCTGAGAACTCTGGCCCAGGCGGCTCGTGGCGTCGCCGCTTCCACCACTGACCCCAAGGCTGCAGCCGCCATGCTGGACTCCGCTCGTGATGTCATGGAGGGCTCGGCGCTCCTCATTCATGAGGCCAAGGAGGCGCTGGTTTCACCCGGAGACGCCGAGAGCCAGCAGAGGTTGGCACAG GTGGCCAAGGCCGTGTCTCATTCACTGAACAACTGCGTCAACTGTCTGCCCGGCCAGAAGGATGTGGACATGGCTCTAAAGAGCATCGGGGAGGCCAGCAAGAAGCTGCTGATCGAGACA ATCCCTCTGGCCTCCAAGTCATTTCAGGAGGCTCAGTGTGATTTGAACCAAACAGCGGCAGAGCTGAACCAGTCAGCAGGCGATGTGGTCCACGCCTCCAGAGGCTCCAGCAGCCAGCTGGCAATGGCCTCTGGGAAGTTCGGTGAAGACTTTGATGAGTTCCTGGATGCTGGAATCGAGATGGCCGGCCACACTCAG AAAAAGGACGACCAGGTGCAGGTGATCGGGAACCTGAAGAACATCTCCATGGCTTCTAGCAAACTGCTGCTGGCTGCTAAGAGTCTGTCTGTGGACCCTGCAGCCGCTAACGCTAAGAacctgctctctgctgctgcaag AGCAGTGACGGAGAGCATTAACCAGCTGATCACACTGTGTACACAGCAGGCTCCTGGACAGAAGGAGTGTGACAACGCCCTCAGAGAGCTTGAG GCTGTCAGAGGAATGCTGGACAACCCCAACGAGCCCGTCAGTGACCTCTCCTACTTCGACTGCATTGAGAGTGTGATGGAGAACTCCAAG GTCCTCGGGGAGTCCATGGCAGGGATTTCTCAGAACTGTAAGACCGGTGATGTGCCTGCGTTCGGACACTGTGTGGGATCTGCCTCTAAGGCTCTGTGTGGCCTCACTGAGGCTGCAGGACAG GCCTCCTACCTGGTGGGTGTGTCTGATCCCAACAGTCAGGCAGGACACCAGGGGCTGGTGGATCCCATCCAGTTCGCCAAAGCCAATCAGGCAATCCAGATGGCCTGTCAGAATCTGGTTGACCCAGGCAGCAGTCCCTCCCAG GTGCTCTCTGCAGCCACCATTGTTGCTAAGCACACCTCAGCCCTGTGCAACGCCTGCCGTCTGGCCTCCTCCAGGACGACCAACCCGGTCGCCAAGAGGCACTTTGTCCAGTCGGCCAAAGAGGTGGCGAACAGCACCGCCAACCTGGTCAAAACCATCAAG GCCTTAGATGGTGATTTCTCCGACGAGAACAGGAACAAGTGTCGATTCGCCACGGCTCCGCTCATCGAGGCCGTGGAAAACCTGACCACGTTTGCTTCCAACCCGGAGTTTGCCAGCATCCCTGCTCAAATCAGCCGGGAG GGCTCTGCCGCCCAGGAGCCCATCCGCCAGTCAGCATGCTCCATGCTCGACAGCTCCACCCACCTGCTGAAGACCGCACGCTCGTTGGTCATCAACCCCAAAGACCCGCCCACCTGGTCCGTTCTGGCGGGTCACTCCCGCACCGTCTCCGACTCGATCAAGAGTCTTATCACAGCCATCCG TGACAAGGCCCCGGGCCAGCGGGAGTGCGACTTCTCCATtgataacattaacaaatgtaTCCGGAACATTGAGCAGGCCTCTCTGGCAGCGGTCAGCCAGAACTTAGCCAGCAGGGACGACATCTCACTTGAA GCGCTACAAGAGCAGCTGACGTCCACTGTGCAGGAAATTGGCCACCTAATTGACCCCATTTCCACTGCTGCCAGAGGCGAAGCCTCCCAACTAGGACACAAG GTGACCCAACTGGCCGGTTACTTTGAGCCACTGATCATGGCCTCAGTGGGTGTGACGTCCAAACTGAGAGACCACCAGCAGCAGATGACTTTCCTGGACCAGACTAAGACCCTGGCTGAGTCTGCCCTGCAGATGCTCTACGCCGCCAAGGAGGGCGGAGGAAACCCAAAG GCGTCCCACACCCACGATGCCATAGCAGAGGCAGCCCAGCTCATGAAGGAGGCAGTGGATGATATCATGGTGACCTTGAATGAGGCCGCCAGCGAAGTGGGAATGGTGGGAGGAATGGTGGAGTCCATCGCAGAGGCCATGGCCAAG ctgGATGAAGGTACACCCCCTGAACCTGAGGGCTCATTTGTGGATTACCAGACCAGTATGGTGAAACACTCGAAGGCGATCGCTGTCACCGCTCAGGAAATG ATGACCAAATCGGTGACGTGCCCAGACGAGCTGGGAGCACTGGCCTCTCAGGTGACCGTGGACTACAGCCAGCTGGCCGTCCAGGGCCGACTGGCTGCTCACACTGCTGAGCCAGAGGAG atCGGTTTCCAGATCAAGACTCGGGTGCAGGAGCTGGGACATGGCTGTATCTTCCTGGTCCAGAAGGCCGGAGCTCTGCAGATCATCCCCTCCGACAGCTTCACTAAACGGGAACTCATCGACTGCGCCCGTGCCGTCACAGAGAAG GTCTCCCTGGTGCTCTCAGCCCTCCAGGCAGGCAACAAGGGCACACAGGCCTGCATCACGGCAGCCAGCGCTGTGTCCGGTATCATCGGCGACCTGGACACCACCATCATGTTCGCCTCTGCCGGCACACTGAACGCAGAGGATGACGAGTCCTTCGCTGACCACAG GGAAAACATTTTGAAGACGGCCAAAGCTCTGGTGGAGGACACAAAGATGCTGGTGTCCGGCGCAGCCTCCGGCCAGGACAGGTTAGCACAGGCCGCCCAGTCCTCTGCTAAAACCATCACCCAGCTCACAGATGTGGTCAAACTGGGAGCTGCAAGCATCGGCTCGGACGACCCTGAGACGCAG GTGGTTCTAATAAACGCTGTCAAAGATGTGGCCAAGGCGCTGGCCGAGCTCATTAGTGCCACCAAGTGTGCTGCTGGCAAAGCGGCAGACGACCCGTCCATGTACCAGCTGAAGAGCGCTGCCAAG GTGATGGTGACCAACGTCACGTCTCTGCTGAAGACAGTTAAGGCCGTGGAGGACGAGGCCACACGGGGAACCAGAGCCCTGGAGGCCACAATCGAGTGCATCAAACAGGAAATGGCG GTCTTTCAGTCAAAGGCGGCTCCCAACAAGACGACCACACCCGAGGAGTTCATTCGCATGACTAAAGGCATCACCATGGCAACTGCCAAGGCTGTGGCTGCAGGCAACTCGGCCCGGCAGGAGGACATCATCCACACGGCCAACCTCAGCCGCAAAGCCATTTCAGACATGCTCACCACCTGCAAG CAAGCGGCCTACCATCCAGAGGtcagtgaggaggtgaagagcagAGCGCTGATGTTTGGAGCAGAGTGTACGACTGGATACATCGACCTGCTGGAACAAGTCCTGCTG ctcCTGCAGAGGCCCACTgcagagcagaagcagcagctggcaGCCTTCTCCAAACGAGTGGCAGGCGCCGTCACAGAGCTCATCCAAACGGCAGAGGCCATGAAAg GTTCGGAGTGGGTGGACCCAGAGGACCCGACGGTCATCGCAGAGACGGAGCTGCTCGGAGCGGCAGCGTCCATCGAAGCGGCCGCGAAGAAGCTGGAGCAGCTCAAGCCCCGAGCCAAGCCCAAG ctagCGGATGAGACGCTGAACTTCGAGGAGCAGATCCTGGAGGCAGCCAAGTCCATCGCCGCAGCCACCAGCGCtttggtcaaatcagcctcagctgctcagagagagCTGGTGGCTCAGGGCAAGGTGGGCTTGATCCGTGCTAATTCTGTGGATGACGGCCAGTGGTCCCAGGGACTCATCTCTGCA GCACGTTTGGTAGCAGCAGCGACCAGCAACCTGTGTGAGGCAGCCAACGCCTCGGTGCAGGGTCACGCCAGTGAGGAAAAGCTCATCTCCTCAGCCAAGCAGGTGGCGGCGTCCACAGCTCAGCTGCTGGTGGCCTGTAAGGTGAAGGCTGACCAGGACTCGGAGGCCATGAGGAGACTGCAG ATTGCTGGAAACGCTGTGAAGAAAGCATCAGACAACTTGGTGCGGGCTGCTCAGAAGGCGGCATTCGacaaagcagatgaagacaatGTGGTGGTCAAGACAAAGTTTGTGGGTGGAATAGCACAG ATTATTGCGGCCCAGGAGGAGATgctgaggaaggagagggaactGGAAGAAGCCAGGAAGAAACTGGCTCAGATCAGGCAACAGCAGTACAAGTTCCTGCCCCATGAACTACGAGAGGACAACAACTAA